From Leptospira congkakensis, one genomic window encodes:
- a CDS encoding transglycosylase SLT domain-containing protein — protein sequence MDLLCDAQMKSAKEDQMRKSKSITKILGTSFLILIFLMESYGKISSAGYNANDLSKRKLEVYLAKHRPGLSSLERKELVSVMERASYNLRLPIGNKQERFDKLGFLVGLIHTESQFHKKAKSHKGALGLMQVMPATAKWLAAKEGIPYQSAKDLYDPEINLQIGVLYMNYLMERTDSVEAALLSYNAGLGGYKRFGGIPEYSKSVFRYYEDWKSIQIPTQGLISESVASLLSI from the coding sequence ATGGACTTATTGTGCGATGCACAAATGAAGTCTGCCAAAGAGGACCAAATGCGAAAATCTAAATCGATCACCAAAATTCTAGGGACAAGCTTCCTTATCCTAATTTTCCTAATGGAATCTTATGGGAAAATCAGCTCAGCCGGCTATAACGCAAATGACCTTTCCAAAAGGAAATTAGAGGTCTATTTAGCCAAACACAGGCCTGGACTTTCTTCTCTGGAACGAAAGGAACTTGTTTCCGTCATGGAAAGGGCATCCTACAATCTCCGTTTGCCTATTGGGAACAAACAGGAACGTTTTGATAAACTTGGATTTTTAGTGGGTCTGATCCATACCGAATCTCAGTTCCACAAAAAAGCAAAATCACATAAAGGGGCACTGGGCCTTATGCAAGTGATGCCTGCAACAGCGAAGTGGCTTGCCGCAAAAGAAGGTATTCCTTACCAATCCGCAAAAGACTTATATGATCCAGAAATCAATTTGCAGATCGGTGTTTTGTATATGAACTATTTGATGGAACGAACGGATTCTGTAGAGGCTGCATTGTTATCTTATAATGCAGGACTTGGTGGTTATAAACGATTTGGAGGCATTCCAGAGTATTCAAAGTCAGTGTTCAGATACTATGAAGATTGGAAATCAATACAAATTCCTACGCAAGGTTTGATTTCTGAATCGGTTGCAAGTCTTCTTTCTATTTAA